The stretch of DNA GTAATGGACTTGAATGTATTATtaatgaatttacaaaaatttcacaagattTGACAGAATCTATGCCTCTTCAATGTAGAGTTCGAGGTGCAGATATTGAATCAGTCTTAAAAAGCATTCATAATCAAATTAGGCAACATGGTAGTTTTTCATTCCACGTCAAAAGCTCTGAAAATGATTCAAATAATATACTTGATCTTTTGTTACCTAATGAAGCAAATGTAAATTTTGGGGCCTCTGTTGATCTTGATTTACAAAGACAATTAATCAATGAAATGTGGGATATATTTGACTCTAATGACTGCATGCAAGTCTTTGAAAGTTGCATTTTCAAATCCTTCCAagaattttgcaaaataattgaTGGTTCTATCATTGATTCCTTGGGTACTCACAGCAAAGCGTTGGTGAGTGATATCACTCCAATCATTCGTACTAACTCAGACTTTCTTCCATTGGCCAAAGTATTGCCAATGCTAAATTCTCATGTACATGCAATTTCACATGAAAATTTTATTCGTAAAGTGTTGACGAATCCCATGCTCACGAAGTTTTCTGCCAATATATATCAGTCTTTTACAGATACTATCAGTTGTTGAATATGTGACCAATATCATAACACTGATGACTAACTACAacatataaacaaaattttttttttgtatttttttccatGACTCTCTTATTAAAGGTCAGGATGCTCATTATCTGTTTTTAAGTTTAAACAGAGAATTTGAATATAAGAATATCATATGTTTTTTATAGGGTGTTCTGCTTTTTTATGCTATGTAATTACTTTCTCATTGATAGAATTATGAAAAATCATTTAACTAGACAATTTAATaca from Styela clava chromosome 14, kaStyClav1.hap1.2, whole genome shotgun sequence encodes:
- the LOC120341434 gene encoding peroxisomal biogenesis factor 3-like codes for the protein MDMPGRICGFLRRHRRKFIFAGVLVGGVVGTVKYAQYKIKDWMVQEEKRYLEELRKQQHFEKTQEHCFAIAQAVANTLKDNILQQIDTEAILDSLKTEVSAERKLELWNELKVVVFAKVSISIYILTLSIVIIRLQLNHLAAKVYASTLTDQSPPINDVIQRWFLSISHEFVLGNGLECIINEFTKISQDLTESMPLQCRVRGADIESVLKSIHNQIRQHGSFSFHVKSSENDSNNILDLLLPNEANVNFGASVDLDLQRQLINEMWDIFDSNDCMQVFESCIFKSFQEFCKIIDGSIIDSLGTHSKALVSDITPIIRTNSDFLPLAKVLPMLNSHVHAISHENFIRKVLTNPMLTKFSANIYQSFTDTISC